In Passer domesticus isolate bPasDom1 chromosome 7, bPasDom1.hap1, whole genome shotgun sequence, one genomic interval encodes:
- the MOB3C gene encoding MOB kinase activator 3C has protein sequence MALCLKQVFNKDKTFRPRKKFEPGTQRFELYKKAQASLKSGLDLKAVVQLPPGESINDWIAVHVVDFFNRINLIYGTMSEYCTERSCPIMSGGLKYEYRWQDDSKYKKPTKLSAPQYMCMLMDWIEMLINNEDVFPTRIGVPFPKQFQQVCTKILTRLFRVFVHVYIHHFDSIINMGAEAHVNTCYKHFYYFIREFSLIDHRELEPLKEMTERICH, from the exons ATGGCCCTGTGTCTCAAGCAAGTcttcaacaaagacaaaacgTTCCGTCCCCGAAAGAAGTTTGAGCCGGGCACGCAGCGCTTTGAGCTGTACAAGAAAGCCCAGGCCTCCCTCAAGTCCGGGCTGGACCTGAAGGCAGTGGTGCAGCTGCCTCCTGGCGAGAGCATCAACGACTGGATCGCCGTGCACGTGGTGGACTTCTTCAACCGCATCAACCTCATCTACGGCACCATGTCGGAGTACTGCACCGAGAGGAGCTGCCCCATCATGTCCGGGGGGCTCAAGTACGAGTACAGGTGGCAGGATGACAGCAAGTACAAGAAGCCCACCAAGCTGTCGGCCCCACAGTACATGTGCATGCTGATGGACTGGATCGAGATGCTCATTAACAACGAGGACGTCTTCCCCACCAGGATAG GTGTTCCCTTCCCCAAGCAGTTCCAGCAAGTTTGCACCAAGATCCTCACCCGCCTCTTCCGTGTCTTTGTCCATGTCTACATCCACCACTTTGACAGCATCATCAACATGGGTGCTGAGGCTCACGTCAACACCTGCTACAAGCACTTTTACTATTTCATCAGGGAGTTCAGCCTCATTGACCACAGGGAGCTGGAGCCTTTG AAAGAAATGACAGAACGAATTTGCCACTGA